A window from Scleropages formosus chromosome 17, fSclFor1.1, whole genome shotgun sequence encodes these proteins:
- the LOC108921946 gene encoding long-chain-fatty-acid--CoA ligase ACSBG2-like, with amino-acid sequence MSVNRPGRPDEEALCHEGVPEDKPDSALGAMRSAPCLDTELSPGLRMLQEQMGSEPQTMLKGGPTQGLGKWAGGLEEQGPEETPAFSKQPSSTAFAVDQENNEVPEPGPMRSSRESPGLQGPKGEVLQLYHEVALAPAQCLWSSARDQPVQLRMVSSGPGSETPMTIMQMFQETVGSYGHLPALVAKQQGQWETLTYHEYYQQCRAAAKSFLKLGLERYHGVGILGFNSPEWLIADIGCIMAGGLAVGIYTTNSPEACQYVADHCEANIVVVEDHKQLVKILKVKDQLPHLKAIIQYKDELEQKLPNLYTWEEFLQLGQGLPDDILDQIISSQKANECCSLIYTSGTTGNPKGVMLSHDNVTWMANMVGVMTELKGEEVIVSYLPLSHVAAQVNDIWICMRYAGTVYFADADALKGSLVNTLREVRPTSFLGVPRVYEKIQEKMKAVEAKSSTVKKWVADWAKSIGLQASYNAMNGNPTVPWGYMVASNLVFKKVRQALGLDRCKACYTGAAPIAKETLEYFMSLGIPLYELYGMSESAGPHTMSWEGAFRIMSCGRELLGVHSKLDKPDVDGNGEICYWGRHVFMGYLNMPDKTEEVLDLEGWLHSGDVGKHDDDGFLYITGRIKELIITAGGENIPPVPIEDRVKEELPFVSNAMLVGDKRKFLSVLLTLKCVVDEAGDLTDLLAQETVDYFQQLGVVATCVSDIKDDKEPAVYEAICKGVARVNARATSNAQKIQKWTVLERDFSVVGGELGPTMKLKRPVVHKMYKEEIERLYME; translated from the exons ATGTCTGTGAACAGACCAGGACGTCCTGATGAAGAGGCCCTCTGTCACGAGGGGGTTCCAGAGGACAAACCGGACAG TGCTCTGGGTGCCATGAGGAGCGCTCCCTGCCTGGACACAGAGCTGTCACCAGGCTTGAGGATGTTGCAGGAGCAGATGGGGTCAGAGCCCCAAACCATGCTCAAGGGGGGCCCAACCCAGGGACTGGGGAAGTGGGCTGGTGGACTGGAGGAGCAGGGCCCTGAGGAGACCCCGGCCTTCAGCAagcagcccagcagcacagcctTCGCAGTGGACCAGGAGAACAACGAGGTGCCCGAACCTGGTCCAATGCGGTCCAGCAGGGAGTCTCCAGGACTCCAAG GGCCTAAAGGGGAGGTGCTGCAGCTATACCATGAGGTGGCTCTAGCACCTGCCCAGTGCTTGTGGAGCAGTGCCCGGGACCAGCCTGTCCAGCTCCGCATGGTCTCGTCAGGACCTGGCTCGGAGACCCCCATGACCATCATGCAGATGTTCCAGGAGACGGTGGGAAGCTACGGCCATCTGCCTGCTCTGGTGGCCAAGCAACAGGGTCAGTGGGAGACGCTAACCTACCATGAGTACTACCAGCAGTGCCGTGCAGCAGCCAAGAGCTTCCTCAAG CTGGGGCTGGAGCGTTACCATGGAGTTGGCATCCTGGGCTTCAACTCGCCAGAGTGGCTCATTGCAGACATTGGCTGCATCATGGCTGG agGTCTGGCTGTTGGCATCTACACCACCAACTCCCCAGAGGCTTGTCAGTATGTGGCTGACCACTGTGAGGCCAACATTGTGGTTGTGGAAGACCACAAACAACTAGTGAAGATCCTGAAG GTGAAAGACCAGTTACCACACCTAAAAGCCATCATCCAGTACAAAGATGAACTGGAGCAGAAGCTTCCAAATCTGTACACG TGGGAAGAGTTTCTCCAGCTTGGACAAGGTTTGCCAGATGACATTCTGGACCAGATAATCTCCAGCCAGAAGGCCAATGAATGCTGTAGCCTCATCTACACCTCGGGCACCACAGGCAACCCCAAGGGTGTCATGCTGAGCCATGACAAT GTGACATGGATGGCAAACATGGTAGGAGTCATGACAGAACTGAAGGGCGAGGAAGTGATTGTCAGCTACCTGCCTCTCAGCCACGTGGCCGCACAAGTCAATGACATATGGATCTGCATGCGCTATGCCGGGACTGTGTATTTTGCTGACGCAGATGCCTTGAAG GGCTCCCTAGTCAACACTTTGCGCGAAGTTCGTCCCACCTCTTTCTTGGGTGTCCCAAGAGTTTACGAGAAGATTCAGGAGAAGATGAAGGCTGTTGAAGCAAAGTCTTCCACTGTGAAGAAGTGGGTAGCTGACTGGGCCAAGTCCATTGGGCTGCAGGCCAGCTATAATGCCATGAATGG GAATCCCACAGTGCCCTGGGGCTACATGGTTGCAAGTAACCTGGTGTTCAAGAAGGTGAGACAGGCACTGGGCCTGGACCGCTGCAAGGCATGCTACACAGGGGCTGCGCCAATTGCCAAGGAGACACTGGAATACTTCATGAGCCTGGGAATTCCTCTCTATGAGCTGTATGGCATGAGCGAGAGCGCAGGACCCCACACCATGTCCTGGGAGGGTGCCTTCCGTATCATGAG CTGTGGCAGGGAGCTTTTGGGAGTGCATTCGAAGCTGGACAAGCCAGATGTGGATGGCAATGGGGAGATATGTTACTGGGGCCGCCATGTGTTCATGGGCTACCTGAACATGCCTGACAAGACAGAGGAAGTACTGGACCTGGAGGGCTGGCTGCACTCTGGAGATGTGGGCaagcatgatgatgatggcttCCTCTACATCACTGGCAGGATAAAGG AGCTCATCATCACAGCAGGTGGGGAGAATATTCCACCAGTACCCATTGAGGACcgtgtgaaggaggagctgccCTTTGTAAGCAACGCCATGCTGGTTGGAGACAAGAGGAAGTTCCTCTCTGTGCTGCTCACCCTTAAG TGTGTTGTAGATGAGGCCGGGGACCTAACCGACTTGCTGGCTCAAGAGACTGTGGACTACTTCCAGCAGCTTGGCGTAGTGGCCACGTGTGTGTCAGATATCAAGGACGACAAGGAACCGGCCGTGTATGAGGCCATCTGCAAGGGTGTGGCGCGTGTCAATGCCAGGGCTACTTCCAATGCACAGAAGATCCAGAAATGGACTGTCCTGGAGCGGGACTTCTCCGTAGTGGGTGGAGAGCTGG GTCCCACCATGAAGCTGAAGAGGCCTGTTGTTCACAAAATGTACAAAGAGGAGATTGAGAGGCTCTACATGGAGTAA
- the LOC108921811 gene encoding uncharacterized protein LOC108921811, which translates to MRIAVLGATGQTGQYLVNQALQQGHVVTAVVRNPGKLTTAHDNLKVVEGDIFSEESLRGHFREQDAVVSCLGFSPSWWYGVTGYTASMRAIVGALRDARVTRLVAMTSWYTDPASGTKSSFLIRFLLLPMIRSVLSNMYEMETFLSQTEDINWTVVRPPGLRNEPTTAKEFLTHEGYFVPDANGNPVGNSVARGDVARFMLSLLSSNAWFRKAVAVTTK; encoded by the exons ATGAGGATCGCTGTCCTGGGAGCCACAGGCCAGACGGGCCAGTACCTCGTGAACCAGGCCCTCCAACAGGGACATGTGGTCACGGCCGTCGTCAGGAACCCCGGCAAACTGACCACAGCCCACGACAACCTCAAG GTGGTGGAGGGAGACATATTCTCCGAGGAGAGCCTGAGAGGCCACTTCAGAGAGCAGGATGCCGTCGTGTCCTGCCTGGGCTTCTCGCCGTCCTGGTGGTACGGGGTCACCGGGTACACGGCCTCCATGAGGGCCATTGTGGGCGCCCTGCGCGACGCCAGGGTCACGCGCCTCGTTGCCATGACGTCCTGGTACACTGACC CCGCTTCTGGCACAAAGTCGTCCTTCCTCATccgcttcctgctgctgccaatGATCAGAAGTGTCCTCAGCAACATGTACGAGATGGAGACCTTCCTGAGCCAGACCGAGGACATCAACTGGACCGTGGTGAGACCCCCTGGGCTGCGGAACGAGCCGACCACAG CGAAGGAGTTCCTGACCCACGAGGGCTACTTTGTGCCGGACGCCAACGGGAATCCGGTGGGCAACTCGGTGGCGCGTGGCGACGTGGCCCGCTTCATGCTCTCCCTCCTCAGCAGCAACGCCTGGTTCAGGAAGGCTGTGGCCGTCACCACCAAGTAA
- the hint2 gene encoding histidine triad nucleotide-binding protein 2, mitochondrial gives MSFATRAVRALPRAVSALPLRAPLSSRAVAACAETPSQTQRRRYCAPKGRDEEEALAAEAWRRRYGSPEATIFSKVLDGSLPADIIFEDRRCVAFRDVNPQAPVHFLVIPRIPIPRISEAKDDDAELLGHLLVVAKNMARREGLQEGYRVVINDGKHGSQSVYHLHVHVLGGRQMKWPPG, from the exons ATGAGCTTTGCGACTCGGGCTGTGCGCGCGCTGCCTCGCGCGGTCAGCGCCCTTCCCCTCCGCGCGCCGCTCTCCTCGCGCGCCGTCGCTGCCTGTGCGGAG ACTCCGAGTCAGACTCAGAGGCGCCGTTACTGCGCGCCGAAGGGACGCGATGAAGAAGAAGCCCTGGCAGCTGAAGCCTGGAGGAGGAGATACGGCAGCCCCGAAGCCACCATCTTCTCCAAAGTGCTGGACGGCTCCCTGCCCGCAGACATCATCTTCGAGGACCGCAGG tGTGTGGCGTTTCGGGACGTCAACCCTCAGGCTCCTGTCCATTTTCTGGTCATTCCCAGAATTCCCATCCCGAGGATCAGCGAAGCCAAAGACGACGACGCTGAG CTCTTAGGTCACCTCCTAGTGGTGGCTAAAAACATGGCACGACGCGAGGGGCTGCAGGAGGGCTACCGGGTCG TGATCAACGACGGGAAGCACGGCTCCCAGTCTGTCTACCACCTCCACGTGCACGTGCTGGGCGGGCGGCAGATGAAATGGCCCCCAGGGTAG
- the LOC108921947 gene encoding mitogen-activated protein kinase 10-like has translation MIESMPKVLVSAGKGFGKAIDASTSTHRHIMSKSKEDNQFYSVEVGDSTFTVLRRYQNLKPVGSGAQGIVCAGYDSVLDRNVAIKKLGRPFQNQTRAKRAYRELVLMKCVNHKNIISLLNVFKPQKSLEEFLDV, from the exons ATGATCGAGTCGATGCCGAAGGTGCTCGTGTCTGCAGGGAAAGGCTTCGGAAAGGCCATCGATGCGTCGACTTCCACGCACCGCCACATCATGAGCAAGAGCAAAGAGGACAACCAGTTCTACAGCGTCGAGGTCGGCGACTCCACCTTCACCGTCCTCCGGCGGTACCAGAACCTGAAGCCCGTTGGGTCTGGCGCTCAGGGCATCGTCTG CGCTGGCTATGACAGCGTCCTCGACAGAAACGTGGCCATCAAGAAGCTCGGTCGGCCTTTCCAGAACCAGACCCGTGCCAAGCGGGCCTACCGAGAGCTGGTACTCATGAAGTGTGTCAACCACAAAAAT ATAATCAGcttattaaatgtgtttaagcCCCAGAAGAGTTTAGAAGAGTTCCTGGATGTGTAA